In the Shewanella sp. OMA3-2 genome, one interval contains:
- a CDS encoding ExeA family protein, with the protein MYLQHFGLRQLPFTLTPNTGFFFGLTPHVEALQVLQMALETGEGFIKVTGEVGTGKTLVCRKLLNELPSQFQCAYIPNPYLTPAELRWAVAADLGIDVTDKLDQQQLTRLIHEKLLALNEQGFQVVLVIDEAQALPDESLEALRLFTNLETESRKLLQVVLFGQQELDERLNQANLRQLRQRITFSYHLRSLNWDEVQAYMNHRLTVAGYQGQTIFSVKESQLIASGARGIPRLVNILAHKALLLAYGEGAAKVTLAHCKAAINDTEDTSKSIVASSQLFTLKPVLIFIGLALSVLAGLHFSSISCCGHWLARIGEWL; encoded by the coding sequence ATGTATTTGCAACACTTTGGTTTACGACAACTGCCTTTTACATTAACACCAAACACCGGATTCTTTTTCGGCTTAACGCCGCATGTGGAAGCGTTGCAAGTGCTGCAAATGGCATTAGAAACAGGTGAGGGGTTTATTAAGGTCACAGGTGAAGTTGGTACTGGCAAGACCTTAGTTTGTCGCAAGTTATTGAATGAGCTACCTTCGCAGTTTCAATGTGCGTATATTCCTAATCCTTACTTAACCCCCGCTGAGTTACGTTGGGCGGTTGCGGCTGATTTAGGTATTGATGTCACCGACAAACTTGATCAACAGCAATTGACCCGCTTAATTCATGAAAAGCTACTAGCGTTAAATGAGCAAGGTTTTCAAGTTGTGTTAGTGATTGATGAAGCACAAGCTTTACCCGATGAAAGCTTAGAGGCGCTGCGATTATTTACCAACCTTGAAACAGAAAGCCGCAAGTTATTGCAGGTGGTGTTATTTGGTCAGCAAGAGCTTGATGAAAGATTAAATCAAGCTAACTTACGCCAACTGAGACAACGTATTACTTTTAGTTACCACTTACGGTCATTAAATTGGGATGAAGTTCAAGCCTATATGAACCACCGTTTAACTGTAGCGGGTTACCAAGGTCAGACAATTTTTAGCGTAAAAGAATCACAGTTAATTGCCTCTGGTGCACGAGGCATTCCCCGATTGGTGAATATACTTGCCCATAAAGCGTTATTGCTTGCTTATGGCGAAGGCGCTGCAAAAGTCACCTTAGCACATTGTAAAGCGGCAATTAACGATACCGAGGATACCAGTAAGAGCATTGTGGCTTCATCACAATTATTTACCCTTAAACCCGTACTCATCTTTATTGGGTTAGCGTTAAGTGTTTTGGCTGGATTACATTTTAGTTCGATTTCATGTTGCGGTCATTGGCTCGCGCGAATAGGTGAGTGGTTATGA
- a CDS encoding type II secretion system F family protein yields the protein MPIYHYRGRNAQGQSVTAQLESADENSAADALMSRGIIPLELREVKPQKTFSINSLFGSKVSLEELQIFSRQMYSLTRSGIPILRAIAGLSETTHSVRMKQALDDISSQLTAGRPLSSAMNQHQDVFDSLFISMVHVGENTGKLEDAFIQLSGYIEREQETRRRIKSAMRYPMFVLIAIGIAMVILNIMVIPKFADMFSRFGAELPWATKILMATSSLFVNFWPHMIVGLIGIIVGIRYWLHSEKGEKQWDKWKLHIPAVGSIIERSTLARYCRSFSMMLSAGVPMTQALSLVADAVDNAYMHDKIVGMRRGIESGESMLRVSNQSQLFTPLVLQMVAVGEETGQIDQLLTDAADFYEGEVDYDLKNLTAKLEPILIGFVACIVLILALGIYLPMWDMLNVVKG from the coding sequence ATGCCCATTTATCATTATCGAGGTAGAAATGCGCAAGGTCAGTCAGTGACGGCGCAACTGGAATCAGCGGATGAAAACTCAGCCGCGGACGCCTTGATGAGCCGTGGTATTATTCCGTTAGAACTTAGAGAAGTAAAACCTCAAAAGACATTCTCCATTAATAGCTTGTTTGGCAGTAAAGTGTCATTAGAAGAGTTACAAATTTTTTCACGGCAAATGTACTCACTTACGCGGTCAGGTATACCTATTTTAAGGGCGATAGCAGGACTGTCAGAAACCACTCATTCAGTGCGAATGAAACAGGCGCTAGACGATATATCATCGCAGTTAACCGCAGGTAGACCTTTGTCGTCGGCGATGAATCAACATCAAGATGTATTCGATTCTTTATTTATTTCTATGGTTCATGTTGGCGAGAATACCGGTAAGTTAGAAGACGCTTTTATTCAATTATCTGGTTATATCGAACGTGAGCAAGAAACACGTCGTCGGATAAAATCAGCTATGCGCTACCCCATGTTTGTGTTAATCGCTATCGGTATCGCCATGGTGATACTCAATATTATGGTTATCCCTAAATTTGCCGATATGTTTTCACGCTTTGGTGCCGAATTGCCCTGGGCCACAAAAATTTTAATGGCAACGTCTAGCCTATTTGTTAATTTTTGGCCGCATATGATAGTTGGTTTAATTGGCATAATAGTGGGTATTCGATATTGGTTGCACAGCGAGAAAGGCGAAAAACAGTGGGATAAATGGAAGTTACATATTCCAGCTGTAGGGTCAATTATTGAACGTTCGACACTGGCGCGTTATTGCCGCAGTTTTTCGATGATGCTAAGTGCTGGCGTGCCAATGACACAAGCACTTAGCTTAGTTGCTGATGCGGTAGATAATGCATATATGCATGATAAAATCGTTGGCATGCGACGAGGAATAGAGTCTGGCGAATCAATGTTAAGAGTCTCGAATCAAAGCCAGTTATTTACACCATTAGTGCTGCAAATGGTTGCTGTTGGTGAAGAGACGGGTCAGATTGACCAGTTGTTAACTGATGCAGCTGATTTTTATGAAGGCGAGGTTGATTACGATTTAAAAAATCTTACCGCTAAATTAGAACCTATATTGATTGGTTTTGTTGCTTGTATCGTATTAATCCTCGCGCTAGGCATTTATCTCCCTATGTGGGATATGCTAAATGTGGTTAAAGGCTAG
- a CDS encoding GspE/PulE family protein: MKPKLKMRLGDLLVQEHIISEAELQQALAEQRSSGKKLGRTLIDLKSISENQLLKFLSQQLNLPFLDISRLPITPEVVNILPEVQARRHRALVVESNSDSVLVAMSDPADLQAIDNLEILVAPKQLRIAVAPEQQLLDAFDNLYRRTEQIAQIAGKLEEEYAADDMFDLANLTQGDSDNETTVVKLLQSIFEDAVQMRASDIHIEPGEKVLRIRQRVDGQLHENILNEVNIASALVLRLKLMAGLDISEKRLPQDGRFHMEIKGHKIDVRMSTMPIYHGESVVMRLLDQTAGLRTLDETGMPPHIVARIRKQIKRPHGMLLVTGPTGSGKTTTLYGILRELNTADRKIITVEDPVEYQLPRINQVQVNHKIGLDFSNVLRTTLRQDPDIIMVGEMRDQETVEIGLRGALTGHFVLSTLHTNDAVTSALRLLDMGAASYLVASALRVIIAQRLVRRVCHNCSVDYQLTPADTSWLKSVSKQDFSQATFKVGTGCQTCNGSGYRGRIGIFEILELDENMIDAMRTGNPQDFARAALKSPNFVPLARSAMEYLFQGTTTLEEVSKLVEDVSESSIALSQDVINQPTAEA; encoded by the coding sequence ATGAAACCTAAGTTAAAGATGCGTTTAGGTGATCTTTTAGTCCAAGAACACATTATTTCGGAAGCTGAACTTCAACAAGCGTTAGCAGAGCAACGTAGTTCAGGTAAAAAACTCGGCCGTACCTTAATCGATCTAAAAAGTATTAGTGAAAATCAATTACTGAAGTTTTTGTCACAACAATTAAACTTACCTTTTTTAGATATTAGCCGCCTGCCTATTACCCCTGAAGTGGTTAATATTCTTCCAGAAGTGCAGGCTCGTCGACATCGTGCACTGGTTGTAGAAAGCAACAGCGACAGTGTGTTAGTGGCAATGAGTGATCCTGCGGATCTTCAAGCAATTGATAATTTAGAAATTCTTGTCGCACCTAAACAACTCAGAATTGCGGTGGCGCCAGAACAGCAATTATTAGATGCGTTTGATAATTTATATCGCCGTACCGAACAAATTGCTCAAATTGCCGGTAAGTTAGAAGAAGAATATGCCGCTGATGACATGTTCGATTTGGCAAATTTAACCCAAGGTGACAGTGATAATGAAACCACAGTGGTTAAGTTACTGCAGTCAATATTTGAGGATGCAGTGCAAATGCGGGCCTCAGATATTCATATTGAGCCAGGTGAGAAAGTGTTACGTATTCGCCAGCGTGTTGATGGCCAATTACATGAAAATATTTTAAACGAGGTGAATATTGCTTCCGCTTTAGTGTTGCGCTTAAAGTTAATGGCAGGACTCGATATTTCAGAAAAACGTTTACCTCAAGATGGTCGTTTTCACATGGAAATAAAGGGCCATAAGATTGATGTTCGTATGTCGACTATGCCGATTTATCATGGTGAATCAGTGGTAATGCGTCTACTCGATCAAACCGCCGGTTTGCGCACACTCGATGAAACAGGGATGCCGCCACACATTGTCGCCCGCATTCGTAAACAAATTAAACGCCCCCATGGCATGTTGTTGGTCACAGGCCCAACAGGTAGCGGTAAAACCACCACTTTGTACGGTATTCTAAGAGAGCTGAATACTGCCGACCGTAAAATTATTACCGTAGAAGATCCGGTGGAATATCAATTACCCCGCATTAACCAAGTGCAGGTGAACCATAAGATTGGTTTGGATTTCTCTAACGTGCTTCGCACCACCTTACGTCAAGACCCTGACATTATTATGGTGGGCGAAATGCGTGACCAAGAAACCGTTGAAATTGGTTTACGAGGCGCATTAACCGGTCACTTTGTATTATCGACTTTACATACCAATGATGCGGTGACCAGTGCATTACGTTTGCTGGATATGGGCGCGGCCAGTTATTTGGTAGCCAGTGCTTTAAGAGTGATCATTGCCCAGCGTCTTGTGCGCCGAGTGTGCCATAATTGCAGTGTCGATTATCAATTAACCCCAGCCGATACTAGCTGGTTAAAAAGTGTGTCTAAACAAGATTTTTCACAGGCCACCTTTAAAGTGGGAACGGGCTGTCAAACCTGTAACGGTTCAGGTTACCGTGGCCGTATCGGTATTTTTGAAATACTAGAACTGGATGAAAACATGATTGATGCAATGCGAACAGGTAATCCACAGGATTTCGCTCGCGCAGCATTAAAAAGTCCTAATTTTGTTCCTTTGGCAAGATCCGCGATGGAATATTTATTTCAGGGGACTACCACTCTGGAAGAGGTGTCTAAGTTGGTTGAAGATGTCAGTGAATCTTCAATTGCGTTATCACAAGATGTTATCAACCAACCAACAGCTGAGGCGTAA
- the mshL gene encoding pilus (MSHA type) biogenesis protein MshL yields MKAINYITPLLALSLMACQTTNRPDPTESKQSINESLAQAQAPKLVLPPPAAMPADVQRELNSQNSIGSSIPLPAERRFDVSAHEVDARVFFPSLIEGTPLSVAVHPEVQGKISLSLKSVTLAEAIQVVEDIYGYEVSREGRILRVFPSGMRTETFSLNYLYMEREGLSLTSVSSGRISDNDNSSNSGNSGNSNSGNNSNSSNNSSNNSSNSSDNTNGTFIRSKTKTDFWGELKETLTAIIGETGGGRQVVVTPQAGLVTIRAFPNELRQVRYFIEKAETHLHRQVILEAKIIEVTLSDGYQQGIQWDNVMGHVGSTNIDFGTGAGQGLSNAITSVVGGVTSINIKGTDFAAMISLLDTQGDVNVLSSPRVTASNNQKAVIKVGSDEYFVTDVSSTTVAGTTPVTTPQVELTPFFSGIALDVTPQIDDDGNVLLHVHPSVIDVKEQTKLIKISESTLELPLAQSEIRESDTVIKAASGDVVVIGGLMKSDNIEIVSKVPLLGDIPFIGEAFTNRSRSTRKTELIIMLKPTVIGDDTWTNELKRSQDLIERWYPTQQ; encoded by the coding sequence ATGAAAGCGATTAACTATATTACCCCTCTGTTGGCATTAAGTTTGATGGCATGTCAAACCACCAATCGTCCAGATCCAACTGAATCAAAACAATCAATTAATGAGTCATTAGCGCAAGCACAAGCACCAAAATTAGTGTTACCACCACCCGCAGCAATGCCAGCCGATGTACAGCGTGAGCTTAATAGTCAAAACAGTATTGGCTCTTCAATTCCACTGCCCGCAGAACGTCGGTTTGACGTGTCAGCACATGAAGTTGATGCCAGAGTCTTTTTTCCTTCATTAATAGAAGGGACACCACTTAGTGTTGCTGTGCACCCTGAAGTACAAGGCAAAATTTCATTATCTTTAAAAAGTGTCACGTTAGCTGAAGCTATTCAGGTTGTAGAAGATATTTATGGCTATGAAGTGAGTCGTGAAGGCCGGATATTACGTGTTTTCCCTTCAGGAATGCGCACCGAGACTTTTTCATTAAATTATTTGTATATGGAACGTGAGGGTTTGTCGTTAACGTCAGTCAGCTCTGGTCGTATTTCAGATAACGACAATAGTTCAAACTCTGGTAATAGCGGTAATTCTAACTCCGGTAACAATAGCAACTCTAGCAATAACAGCAGTAACAATAGTAGTAATAGCAGCGATAACACAAACGGCACGTTTATTCGTTCGAAAACAAAAACGGATTTTTGGGGGGAGCTAAAAGAAACCCTCACCGCTATCATTGGTGAAACTGGCGGCGGACGTCAAGTAGTTGTCACTCCACAAGCTGGCTTAGTGACTATTCGCGCATTTCCAAATGAGTTACGTCAGGTACGCTATTTTATCGAAAAAGCAGAAACCCATTTACATCGACAGGTTATTTTAGAAGCTAAAATTATTGAAGTGACCTTGTCTGACGGATACCAACAAGGGATCCAGTGGGATAATGTTATGGGCCATGTAGGCAGCACTAACATTGATTTTGGCACGGGTGCAGGCCAAGGATTAAGTAACGCGATAACCAGTGTAGTTGGTGGTGTGACATCTATTAATATCAAAGGCACAGATTTTGCGGCGATGATCAGTCTGCTAGATACGCAAGGTGATGTTAATGTGCTGTCAAGTCCAAGAGTTACAGCCTCTAATAATCAAAAAGCGGTGATTAAAGTGGGCAGTGACGAGTATTTTGTCACCGATGTGTCATCAACCACTGTTGCCGGCACAACTCCGGTGACGACTCCGCAGGTTGAATTAACCCCTTTCTTTTCCGGTATTGCGTTAGATGTTACCCCGCAAATTGATGACGATGGTAATGTGTTGTTACATGTGCATCCCTCTGTTATTGATGTAAAAGAGCAAACTAAATTAATTAAAATTAGCGAGTCAACCTTAGAATTACCGTTAGCACAAAGTGAGATACGTGAATCTGACACTGTCATTAAAGCGGCGTCGGGTGATGTAGTGGTAATTGGTGGCTTGATGAAAAGCGATAACATTGAAATTGTCTCTAAAGTGCCACTTTTAGGTGATATTCCCTTTATTGGTGAAGCATTTACTAACCGTAGCCGTTCAACCAGAAAAACCGAGTTAATTATTATGCTAAAACCTACCGTAATTGGTGATGATACTTGGACAAATGAGTTGAAACGTTCGCAAGATTTAATTGAACGTTGGTATCCTACTCAGCAGTAA
- a CDS encoding pilin, whose amino-acid sequence MKLNQKGFSLIELVIVIVILGLLAATAIPRFLNVTEDAENASVDGVSGGLATAVGFVRAQWEVDGRRNSSVILDGTSVSLDTRFGFPTGTTNTDVASMTDATCQEVFNSVLQSAPRNVLYTADAREQRYTVRALDNVGGSATGINGINVTGIDLCVYHQIASLTVNQTTGIATPAPDLSTAGANGVTYNPGTGQVLSFTNN is encoded by the coding sequence ATGAAGTTGAATCAAAAAGGCTTTTCATTAATCGAGTTGGTCATTGTTATTGTGATCCTTGGTTTACTTGCCGCAACAGCTATTCCGCGTTTTTTAAACGTGACAGAAGATGCTGAAAATGCCAGTGTTGATGGCGTATCGGGCGGCTTAGCTACCGCGGTTGGTTTTGTTAGGGCGCAGTGGGAAGTTGATGGTCGTCGTAACTCGTCGGTGATTTTAGACGGTACCAGTGTTTCTTTAGATACTCGCTTTGGTTTTCCTACAGGCACAACTAATACTGATGTGGCTTCAATGACTGATGCGACCTGTCAAGAAGTGTTTAACAGTGTATTGCAAAGTGCGCCGCGTAATGTACTGTATACCGCAGATGCCAGAGAGCAACGCTATACGGTTAGAGCATTAGACAATGTCGGCGGTTCGGCCACTGGTATTAATGGTATTAATGTCACTGGTATAGATTTATGTGTTTATCATCAAATAGCGTCCTTGACGGTAAATCAAACCACTGGCATCGCGACTCCGGCACCGGATTTAAGTACTGCTGGCGCAAATGGTGTGACATACAATCCAGGTACAGGACAAGTGTTGTCGTTCACCAACAACTAA
- a CDS encoding biogenesis protein MshI — protein sequence MNSGFVNKLAFWRPAEVCGKLGVFVDVDSVWVYQAEMPGQPESYTEFPLVKKSWNNTFSAIKQKFGAATVQIVMSASHYQLLQADKPNVEAAEINQALIWAVKDMASEPVANIHLDYFESSVAASTKINVVIVARDKLVAIASACEELGLAIAGITIEELVLTHLFDADNMAHMLVTHLPHQELLFTVIKAGESLMQRRVRGFNELQDVKEQDLSSGLADNLSLEIQRSMDYFESQLRQAPVSAINLLTEGEQAALAKLVAANFNQSVSMVEHQGVAAYLAKLAFVELSRSEA from the coding sequence ATGAATAGTGGTTTTGTTAATAAATTGGCTTTTTGGCGCCCAGCAGAGGTTTGCGGTAAATTGGGCGTGTTTGTCGACGTGGACTCAGTGTGGGTCTATCAAGCTGAAATGCCAGGTCAACCCGAATCGTATACCGAATTTCCATTAGTAAAAAAAAGCTGGAACAATACTTTTAGCGCTATTAAACAAAAATTTGGCGCCGCTACTGTGCAAATTGTTATGTCAGCCAGCCATTATCAATTACTGCAAGCCGACAAACCCAATGTTGAGGCCGCTGAAATTAACCAGGCATTAATTTGGGCTGTTAAGGACATGGCGTCCGAACCTGTGGCCAATATTCATCTTGATTATTTTGAATCATCTGTTGCCGCCAGCACTAAAATTAATGTCGTGATTGTTGCTCGAGATAAACTTGTTGCCATTGCTAGTGCATGTGAAGAACTTGGCTTGGCCATTGCGGGTATTACTATTGAAGAGTTAGTGTTAACTCACTTATTTGATGCTGATAATATGGCGCACATGTTAGTGACACATTTACCTCACCAGGAATTACTGTTTACTGTCATTAAAGCAGGTGAGTCTTTAATGCAACGTCGTGTACGTGGTTTTAATGAGTTGCAAGATGTTAAAGAACAAGATTTAAGTAGTGGATTAGCGGATAACTTAAGTTTAGAGATTCAGCGTTCAATGGATTATTTTGAAAGTCAGCTGCGCCAAGCACCGGTTTCGGCAATTAACTTGCTGACAGAGGGTGAGCAAGCAGCATTGGCCAAGTTGGTTGCGGCTAACTTTAATCAATCTGTCAGTATGGTTGAACATCAAGGTGTGGCCGCTTATTTAGCCAAATTAGCCTTTGTAGAACTTTCAAGGAGTGAAGCGTGA
- a CDS encoding MSHA biogenesis protein MshK, translating into MLLNKINPYVVISLLSLVVFAADGQTLRDPTLPSASYQAVTITDTAESLVLSSVINGASSFAVINNKIMKVGDRVQGVRIVAIGKSQVSLSDGRKLQLFQSVTER; encoded by the coding sequence GTGTTGCTAAACAAGATTAATCCTTACGTCGTGATCAGCTTACTTTCATTGGTGGTGTTTGCCGCTGATGGACAGACATTGCGTGATCCGACTTTACCCAGCGCGAGCTATCAAGCCGTCACTATAACGGATACGGCAGAAAGTTTAGTGCTAAGTAGTGTCATTAACGGCGCATCTTCGTTTGCGGTGATAAATAATAAAATTATGAAAGTAGGTGATAGGGTACAAGGGGTTCGTATTGTGGCCATAGGGAAAAGCCAGGTGAGCTTGTCTGATGGCCGTAAACTCCAACTATTCCAGTCGGTAACAGAGAGATAG
- a CDS encoding tetratricopeptide repeat protein — protein sequence MSVINKMLQDLEQRQQSEASADKAPTSQFIRPQVAFNSQVEQPKKSPLRVLILVLMLPMTWFGYSLLQQGEMLDDKAEFAPEISTKNANQSEQSLISSTVSPVVKADTQQDEEINLKLGMSDEQLTPLALSAEQGNALEPDSIAAEIPHEKNIESQSAKTIMVKQNDLPSQVILSSEPVAQPDITNVVASSDNVSVAAITPENEAATVASSTQPNSTVQVQSPQSSQPQSPQQGANNRPASQQAVASNMKVTEVTLTKAQLAKVLFQKAQVAEKEKRLSDASSGYLEAIILDPSLHSARKQLVGIYYAQNNVNTAIRLLESGVGMFPSHWEFYLIKANIENALQEYSTALQSLSYIDDNSGYVKDKWVFQGEVAQKVAQYSLAESAYRSLLTLESTQAKWWMGLAYALDSQQQYAKAAEAYRSALNYPGLSNTAIEFVEQRLAQLGENQ from the coding sequence ATGAGCGTAATCAATAAAATGCTGCAGGATTTAGAGCAGCGTCAGCAAAGTGAAGCGAGTGCTGATAAAGCGCCCACAAGTCAATTTATTCGCCCTCAAGTCGCGTTTAACAGCCAAGTTGAGCAACCTAAAAAATCACCATTAAGAGTATTGATACTGGTGTTGATGCTTCCAATGACGTGGTTTGGCTATAGTTTGCTTCAGCAAGGTGAGATGCTTGACGATAAGGCAGAATTCGCGCCTGAAATATCGACCAAGAATGCCAATCAGTCAGAACAATCACTTATCTCATCAACGGTATCGCCGGTGGTAAAAGCGGATACTCAGCAAGATGAAGAGATTAACCTAAAGCTGGGTATGTCGGACGAACAATTGACCCCACTGGCGTTATCAGCGGAACAGGGTAATGCTCTCGAGCCTGACTCTATTGCCGCTGAAATACCGCATGAAAAAAATATTGAGTCACAGTCCGCTAAGACTATTATGGTTAAGCAAAATGACTTGCCATCACAAGTCATTCTGTCATCAGAGCCGGTGGCACAGCCAGATATAACCAATGTTGTTGCCAGCTCAGATAATGTGTCCGTTGCAGCGATTACCCCCGAGAATGAAGCCGCGACAGTGGCAAGCTCTACGCAGCCTAACTCGACCGTACAGGTTCAATCACCCCAGTCATCGCAGCCACAATCACCACAGCAAGGGGCCAATAATAGGCCTGCAAGTCAACAAGCTGTGGCAAGTAATATGAAGGTAACGGAAGTCACTCTGACCAAAGCGCAATTAGCTAAGGTGTTATTTCAAAAGGCACAAGTGGCCGAAAAGGAAAAACGTTTGAGCGATGCATCTAGCGGGTATTTGGAAGCGATAATACTCGACCCTAGCTTACACTCGGCGCGTAAACAGTTAGTGGGCATTTATTATGCTCAAAATAATGTTAATACCGCGATTAGATTACTTGAAAGTGGTGTTGGTATGTTTCCGTCCCACTGGGAATTTTATTTAATCAAAGCCAATATTGAAAACGCTTTGCAAGAATATAGCACCGCTTTGCAGTCATTAAGTTATATTGATGATAACAGTGGCTATGTAAAAGATAAGTGGGTATTTCAAGGTGAGGTGGCCCAGAAAGTAGCTCAATATAGTTTGGCTGAATCGGCTTATCGCTCACTGTTAACCCTTGAATCAACGCAGGCAAAATGGTGGATGGGCTTAGCATATGCATTAGATTCTCAGCAGCAATATGCTAAAGCCGCAGAAGCTTATCGGTCTGCATTAAACTATCCAGGGTTATCAAACACTGCGATTGAATTTGTTGAGCAGCGTTTAGCACAACTAGGAGAAAACCAATGA
- a CDS encoding MSHA biogenesis protein MshJ → MNQQWQLVEQKFNNLTQRERVLIAAATLIVIGMLAFLPLDAKWIKINQLDNQLHSIAQETSIVEQQIELYQQRLMLDPNADYQQRLALLNQQMHEVDAELDAQMVDMVPADYMPTVLANLLSNDKGIKLISFSSIAPIALLKVGDDEQHQMNLYSHGIKLQIEGDYFAILNFVKAVESMPDKLYWKRLDYQVAKHPTAHVELELYTLSINKDFISVAKQD, encoded by the coding sequence ATGAACCAACAATGGCAGCTAGTTGAACAAAAATTTAATAATTTAACTCAACGTGAACGAGTATTAATTGCTGCGGCAACGCTTATCGTTATTGGTATGCTGGCATTTTTGCCACTTGATGCCAAGTGGATAAAAATAAACCAATTAGATAATCAACTGCATAGCATTGCACAAGAAACCTCCATAGTTGAACAGCAGATTGAGTTGTATCAGCAAAGATTAATGTTAGATCCCAATGCGGATTATCAGCAAAGGCTGGCTTTACTTAATCAGCAAATGCATGAGGTTGATGCAGAGCTAGATGCGCAAATGGTTGATATGGTGCCAGCAGATTATATGCCCACGGTATTGGCTAATCTGTTATCGAATGATAAAGGGATCAAACTTATTTCATTTAGCTCTATCGCACCCATTGCACTTTTAAAGGTGGGTGACGACGAGCAGCATCAGATGAATCTATACAGTCATGGGATTAAACTGCAAATTGAAGGCGACTATTTTGCTATTTTGAATTTTGTTAAAGCGGTTGAATCTATGCCAGATAAACTTTATTGGAAGCGTTTAGATTATCAAGTTGCTAAGCATCCTACAGCACATGTCGAATTAGAATTATACACGTTAAGCATTAATAAGGACTTTATCAGTGTTGCTAAACAAGATTAA
- a CDS encoding PilN domain-containing protein, which translates to MIKSRINLYTASLLPPKQRLSFKALMTALAVLLSVSVLLYGLGWYQLNNKQYELQQANAQQQMLTENKNTLELQVTQRVPDRDLVARVELEEQRLTLKRLLKNELAQRTALISQGYSPILTDLAAVSDASVWLSRIYFNQTQIEFEGFGQQPASIPRWIERLNTADTLKGFAFATMTMDRGEDQPLAFKLTSTPVVSKEMAQ; encoded by the coding sequence GTGATTAAAAGTAGAATTAATCTCTATACCGCTTCGCTTTTACCCCCCAAGCAAAGGTTAAGCTTTAAGGCGTTAATGACAGCCCTTGCAGTGTTACTGAGTGTAAGCGTGCTTTTGTATGGTCTTGGCTGGTATCAATTGAATAATAAGCAGTATGAGTTGCAGCAGGCTAATGCTCAACAGCAAATGTTAACAGAAAACAAAAACACGCTAGAGCTGCAGGTGACTCAGCGTGTTCCCGATCGTGATTTAGTTGCCCGTGTTGAGCTTGAGGAGCAACGTTTAACATTAAAACGCCTACTTAAAAATGAGCTAGCACAACGCACTGCGTTAATTAGCCAAGGCTATTCTCCTATTTTAACTGATTTGGCTGCGGTATCTGATGCATCAGTTTGGTTGAGTCGAATTTATTTTAATCAAACCCAGATTGAGTTTGAAGGTTTTGGTCAGCAACCTGCTAGTATCCCCAGATGGATTGAGCGGCTTAATACGGCTGATACATTGAAAGGTTTTGCCTTTGCCACTATGACGATGGATAGAGGCGAAGATCAGCCTTTAGCCTTTAAGCTTACCAGCACGCCAGTGGTGAGTAAGGAGATGGCTCAATGA